From the Sphingomonas mesophila genome, one window contains:
- a CDS encoding cytochrome c oxidase assembly protein, whose amino-acid sequence MTAIAQRNKAVALRAALFGLAMLALAFASVPLYRIFCQVTGFGGTTQVADNAPGAVAGQIGVRFDANIESSLPWKFAPEQTTIRVNPGARTVVNYISTNLVARPTTGRAIFNVTPAQAGQYFSKIECFCFTEQTLKAGESVKMPVVFYVDPKIREDAATRHIDEITLSYTFYPVENPSSGS is encoded by the coding sequence ATGACTGCGATCGCCCAGCGCAACAAGGCGGTTGCCCTCAGGGCCGCACTGTTCGGCCTAGCGATGCTGGCGCTCGCCTTCGCCTCGGTGCCGCTTTACCGAATCTTCTGCCAGGTGACCGGCTTCGGCGGCACGACCCAGGTGGCCGACAATGCGCCAGGCGCGGTCGCCGGCCAGATCGGGGTCCGCTTTGACGCCAACATCGAGTCCTCGCTGCCTTGGAAGTTCGCGCCCGAGCAGACGACGATCCGGGTCAATCCTGGTGCGCGGACGGTCGTCAACTACATCTCGACCAATCTCGTCGCCCGACCGACCACCGGACGCGCGATCTTCAACGTCACGCCGGCGCAGGCCGGGCAATATTTCAGCAAGATCGAATGCTTCTGCTTCACCGAGCAGACGCTGAAGGCGGGCGAGAGCGTCAAGATGCCGGTGGTGTTCTACGTCGACCCCAAGATCCGCGAAGATGCGGCCACCCGCCACATCGACGAGATCACGCTCAGCTACACATTTTACCCGGTGGAAAATCCCTCCAGCGGAAGCTAG
- a CDS encoding cytochrome c oxidase subunit 3 — MAGTKNHDYHILAPDPWPLIGAFSALALTGGGVMWMHDNPYGMAVTLAGLVGVIVTMISWWGNTIKEAHAGDHTPVVQLHLRYGMILFIASEVMFFVAWFWAFFSAALFPSAVETVGAQWPPKGTEVLNPFSWPLLNTLILLCSGTTVTWAHHALINGDRDGLKKGLLATIALGLVFTAVQAYEYMHAPFAFKTTNGGTIYGSTFFMATGFHGFHVIVGTIFLIVCYFRAAKGHFTPKQHFGFEAAAWYWHFVDVVWLFLFVSIYIWGSWGAPVHG; from the coding sequence ATGGCCGGCACCAAGAACCACGATTATCACATCCTCGCGCCCGACCCGTGGCCGCTGATCGGCGCCTTTTCCGCCCTTGCGCTGACCGGCGGCGGCGTGATGTGGATGCACGACAACCCCTATGGCATGGCGGTGACGCTCGCCGGGCTGGTCGGCGTGATCGTGACCATGATCAGCTGGTGGGGCAACACCATCAAGGAAGCGCATGCCGGCGACCACACGCCGGTGGTCCAGCTGCACCTGCGCTACGGCATGATCCTGTTCATCGCGTCGGAAGTGATGTTCTTTGTCGCGTGGTTCTGGGCATTCTTCTCTGCAGCCTTGTTCCCGAGCGCGGTTGAGACGGTCGGTGCGCAGTGGCCGCCGAAGGGCACGGAAGTGCTCAATCCGTTCAGCTGGCCGCTGCTCAATACGCTGATCCTGTTGTGCTCGGGCACGACCGTCACCTGGGCGCACCATGCGCTGATCAATGGCGACCGCGACGGGCTCAAGAAGGGCCTGCTGGCGACGATCGCGCTCGGCCTCGTGTTCACCGCGGTCCAGGCCTATGAGTACATGCACGCGCCGTTCGCGTTCAAGACGACCAACGGCGGCACGATCTACGGCTCGACCTTCTTCATGGCGACCGGCTTCCACGGCTTTCACGTCATCGTCGGCACGATCTTCCTGATCGTCTGCTACTTCCGCGCGGCGAAGGGCCACTTCACCCCCAAGCAGCATTTCGGGTTCGAAGCGGCGGCCTGGTATTGGCACTTCGTCGACGTGGTGTGGCTGTTCCTGTTCGTCTCGATCTACATCTGGGGCAGCTGGGGCGCGCCGGTCCACGGCTAG
- a CDS encoding SURF1 family cytochrome oxidase biogenesis protein, which yields MRRWPLVPTLVVAVAVSTMIGLGLWQLLWRAPQKDALVASYAAAQGLSPIAFPTAPAPEPLPLFRRATGLCTEVTGWRQVAGENRRGAIGYAFLADCRTGAEGPGITVDAGWAANPQIKPDWRGGPVSGVISPDRVRRVRLVSESGLGGLEPSAAPSPAMIRNSHRSYAFQWFAFALIAAVIYGLALRARRDKEANR from the coding sequence ATGAGGCGCTGGCCGCTCGTGCCGACGTTGGTCGTCGCCGTCGCGGTGTCGACGATGATCGGGCTCGGCCTGTGGCAATTGCTGTGGCGGGCCCCGCAGAAGGATGCGCTGGTGGCAAGCTATGCGGCGGCGCAGGGCCTTTCCCCCATCGCCTTTCCCACCGCTCCGGCACCCGAGCCGTTACCGCTCTTTCGCCGCGCGACCGGCCTGTGCACCGAGGTCACCGGCTGGCGTCAGGTTGCCGGCGAGAACCGGCGCGGCGCGATCGGCTATGCCTTCCTCGCCGACTGCCGGACGGGAGCCGAAGGGCCGGGAATTACGGTCGACGCCGGCTGGGCGGCCAATCCGCAGATCAAGCCCGACTGGCGCGGCGGCCCGGTCAGCGGAGTCATCTCGCCCGATCGCGTCCGACGAGTGCGGCTCGTCTCCGAAAGCGGGCTCGGCGGGCTCGAGCCGAGCGCGGCGCCGTCGCCGGCGATGATCCGCAACAGCCACCGCTCCTACGCTTTCCAATGGTTCGCCTTCGCGCTGATCGCTGCAGTGATCTACGGCCTTGCGCTGCGTGCCCGGCGCGACAAGGAGGCGAACCGATGA
- the gntA gene encoding guanitoxin biosynthesis heme-dependent pre-guanitoxin N-hydroxylase GntA → MFHWTYDSQNSIEREFADFVRARDFPCVGAKAALGRGTLKVAACRDITSAWDDVRMHDIALHWAAQYERDPGLFRSLAFVFEGPDDLDEAAFEAALWERLQSMTDKDEWRGLKPDARVSADPDDPHFSLSFGGQAFFVVGLHPNASRPARRFARPAMVLNLHDQFETLRAEGRYDALREAIIERDVSLAGSVNPMLARHGEVSPARQYSGRAVPDGWTCPFSGRTSGQ, encoded by the coding sequence ATGTTCCACTGGACCTACGACAGCCAGAACTCGATCGAGCGCGAGTTTGCCGACTTTGTGCGCGCCCGCGACTTTCCGTGCGTCGGCGCCAAGGCCGCGCTCGGCCGCGGCACGCTGAAGGTCGCCGCCTGCCGCGACATCACCAGCGCATGGGACGATGTGCGGATGCACGACATCGCGCTGCACTGGGCGGCGCAGTACGAGCGCGACCCCGGCCTGTTCCGAAGCCTCGCCTTCGTGTTCGAAGGGCCCGATGACCTCGACGAAGCGGCGTTCGAGGCGGCGCTGTGGGAACGGCTGCAGTCGATGACCGACAAGGACGAGTGGCGCGGGCTGAAGCCGGATGCGCGGGTCAGCGCCGATCCCGACGATCCACATTTTTCGCTCAGCTTTGGCGGGCAGGCGTTCTTCGTGGTCGGGCTCCACCCCAATGCCAGCCGCCCGGCGCGCCGATTCGCGCGCCCGGCAATGGTGCTCAACCTGCACGACCAGTTCGAGACGCTGCGTGCGGAAGGCCGCTATGACGCCCTGCGCGAGGCGATCATCGAGCGCGACGTGAGCCTCGCCGGATCGGTTAACCCGATGCTCGCGCGCCACGGCGAGGTGAGTCCGGCGCGGCAATATAGCGGGCGCGCCGTGCCCGACGGCTGGACCTGCCCGTTCAGCGGCCGCACAAGCGGGCAATGA
- a CDS encoding peptidylprolyl isomerase, with amino-acid sequence MTIRILLAALVAATALPAAAVAQPAPAAAVAEDLVRVALDTDKGRIVLALDRGRAPVTTANFLAYVEKGWLDGQPFYRAFKYGSGGIIQAGVRDGAKQLPPIKHEPTSVTGLKNVAWTVALANRGPGTARSDFFIMTADVPAFDAKGSEIGFAAFGRVVEGKEVVEAILAAPTSPTKGEGVMRGQMLEPAVLIRKAARVKAP; translated from the coding sequence ATGACGATTCGAATCCTGTTGGCCGCGCTGGTCGCGGCGACCGCTCTCCCGGCTGCAGCCGTTGCCCAGCCTGCCCCCGCAGCAGCTGTCGCAGAAGACCTGGTGCGGGTTGCGCTCGACACTGACAAGGGTCGGATCGTCCTCGCGCTTGACCGCGGGCGGGCGCCGGTCACGACGGCCAATTTCCTCGCATATGTCGAGAAGGGATGGCTCGACGGCCAGCCGTTCTACCGGGCGTTCAAATATGGCAGCGGCGGGATCATCCAGGCTGGGGTGCGCGACGGGGCGAAGCAACTGCCGCCGATCAAACACGAGCCGACCTCCGTCACGGGGCTCAAGAACGTTGCTTGGACCGTCGCGCTGGCCAATCGCGGGCCCGGCACTGCGCGGAGCGACTTCTTTATCATGACCGCCGACGTCCCGGCGTTCGACGCCAAAGGCTCCGAGATCGGCTTTGCCGCCTTCGGCCGGGTGGTCGAGGGCAAGGAGGTGGTCGAGGCGATCCTCGCCGCGCCGACCAGCCCGACCAAGGGCGAGGGCGTGATGCGGGGCCAGATGCTCGAGCCGGCGGTGCTGATCCGCAAGGCGGCGCGGGTGAAGGCGCCTTAA
- a CDS encoding DUF1989 domain-containing protein, producing MIIIPPRSGTAFEIKHGQTLTVTDVEGVQVSDLLAFSAADVREALSNGRTFDYAESIRLTTGAVLYSNRSSPMLTIVEDTVGTHDFLLTPCSEATFRHFYPEHPVHRGCFGNLAEALAPFGVEPDMIGTAFNIFMNVPVAADGSLSVEPPPSKAGDVIRLRAEMELVVGLTACSAYASNGGSFKPIGYAIDG from the coding sequence ATGATCATCATCCCGCCGCGCAGCGGCACGGCGTTCGAGATCAAGCACGGCCAGACGCTGACCGTCACCGACGTCGAGGGCGTGCAGGTGTCCGACCTGCTGGCGTTCAGCGCCGCCGATGTGCGCGAAGCGCTCTCCAACGGGCGGACGTTCGACTATGCCGAGAGCATCCGGCTGACGACCGGAGCGGTGCTCTATTCCAACCGTTCGAGCCCGATGCTGACGATCGTCGAGGATACGGTCGGTACCCACGATTTCCTGCTCACCCCGTGCAGCGAGGCGACGTTCCGCCATTTCTATCCCGAACACCCCGTCCACCGCGGCTGCTTCGGCAATCTCGCCGAGGCGCTCGCGCCGTTCGGAGTCGAGCCGGACATGATCGGCACCGCCTTCAACATCTTCATGAACGTCCCGGTCGCGGCCGACGGGTCGCTGTCGGTCGAGCCTCCGCCGAGCAAGGCCGGCGACGTCATCCGATTGCGCGCCGAGATGGAGCTGGTCGTCGGCCTGACCGCCTGCTCGGCCTACGCCAGCAACGGCGGCAGCTTCAAACCGATCGGCTACGCGATCGACGGCTAG
- the ctaD gene encoding cytochrome c oxidase subunit I translates to MSTIPADALPLQRHEGAHAHHDADHKPGFFARWFMSTNHKDIGTLYLIFAIVAGIIGGAISGIMRAELMEPGIQYLTQGWPIGAGSANFDEALHHWNVLITAHGLIMVFFMVMPAMIGGFGNWFVPIMIGAPDMAFPRMNNISFWLLVPAFILLLGSAFVSGGTGLGAGTGWTVYAPLSTSGSQGPAVDMAIFSLHLAGASSILGAINFITTIFNMRAPGMTLHKMPLFVWSVLVTAFLLLLALPVLAGAITMLLTDRNFQTAFFDAANGGDPVLYQHLFWFFGHPEVYIMILPGFGIVSQVIATFSRKPVFGYLGMAYAMVAIGVVGFVVWAHHMFTIGMDVNTKMYFTAATMIIAVPTGVKIFSWIATMWGGSISFETPMLWALGFIFLFTVGGVTGVVLANGGVDNYMHDTYYVVAHFHYVLSLGAVFALFAGFYYWFPKMSGKMYNEALGKLHFFVMFVGVNMIFFPQHFLGLDGMPRRIPDYSPALAYWNYISTVGYMVMASGMVIFFVNLILSFAAGKKAPDNPWGEGATTLEWTLSSPPPFHQFETLPVIDDGVKH, encoded by the coding sequence ATGAGCACCATTCCAGCCGACGCGCTTCCGCTTCAACGCCATGAGGGCGCCCACGCGCACCACGATGCCGATCACAAGCCGGGCTTCTTCGCCCGCTGGTTCATGTCGACCAACCACAAGGACATCGGCACGCTCTATCTGATCTTCGCGATCGTCGCCGGGATCATCGGCGGCGCGATCTCGGGCATCATGCGCGCCGAGCTGATGGAGCCGGGCATCCAGTACCTCACCCAGGGCTGGCCGATCGGCGCCGGAAGCGCCAATTTCGACGAGGCGCTGCACCATTGGAACGTGCTGATCACCGCCCACGGCCTGATCATGGTGTTCTTCATGGTCATGCCGGCGATGATCGGCGGCTTCGGCAACTGGTTCGTCCCGATCATGATCGGCGCGCCCGACATGGCGTTCCCGCGGATGAACAACATCTCGTTCTGGTTGCTCGTCCCGGCCTTCATCCTGCTACTGGGCTCGGCCTTCGTGTCGGGCGGGACAGGGCTTGGCGCGGGTACCGGCTGGACCGTCTATGCGCCGCTTTCGACCAGCGGCAGCCAGGGCCCGGCGGTCGACATGGCGATCTTTTCGCTCCACCTCGCCGGCGCGTCGTCGATCCTCGGCGCGATCAACTTCATCACCACCATCTTCAACATGCGCGCGCCGGGTATGACCCTGCACAAGATGCCGCTGTTCGTGTGGTCGGTGCTGGTCACCGCCTTCCTACTGCTGCTCGCGCTGCCGGTGCTCGCCGGCGCGATCACCATGCTGCTCACCGACCGCAACTTCCAGACCGCCTTCTTCGATGCGGCCAACGGCGGCGATCCGGTGCTCTACCAGCATCTGTTCTGGTTCTTCGGCCACCCCGAAGTCTACATCATGATCCTGCCCGGCTTCGGCATCGTCAGCCAGGTCATCGCCACCTTCAGCCGCAAGCCCGTCTTCGGCTATCTCGGCATGGCCTATGCGATGGTCGCGATCGGCGTGGTCGGCTTCGTCGTCTGGGCCCACCACATGTTCACCATCGGCATGGACGTGAACACCAAGATGTACTTCACCGCCGCGACGATGATCATCGCCGTTCCGACCGGCGTGAAGATCTTCTCGTGGATTGCCACCATGTGGGGCGGCTCGATCAGCTTCGAAACGCCGATGCTGTGGGCGCTGGGCTTCATCTTCCTGTTTACCGTCGGCGGCGTCACCGGGGTCGTGCTCGCCAACGGCGGCGTCGATAATTACATGCACGACACCTATTATGTCGTCGCTCACTTCCACTACGTGCTGAGCCTCGGCGCGGTGTTCGCGCTGTTCGCCGGCTTCTACTACTGGTTCCCGAAGATGAGCGGGAAGATGTACAACGAGGCGCTCGGCAAGCTGCACTTCTTCGTTATGTTCGTCGGCGTGAACATGATCTTCTTCCCGCAGCACTTCCTCGGCCTCGACGGAATGCCGCGCCGGATCCCGGACTACAGCCCGGCGCTGGCCTATTGGAACTACATCTCGACCGTCGGCTACATGGTCATGGCCTCGGGCATGGTGATCTTCTTCGTCAACCTGATCCTGTCGTTCGCGGCCGGCAAGAAGGCGCCCGACAACCCCTGGGGCGAAGGCGCGACGACGCTGGAATGGACCCTGTCCAGCCCGCCGCCGTTCCACCAGTTCGAGACGCTGCCGGTCATCGACGACGGCGTGAAGCACTAG
- a CDS encoding class I SAM-dependent methyltransferase yields MSLAELKTIVAEPWDDWGLVDSGGGRKLERYGPVTVIRPDPQAMWAPATEEWQADATFVPGSDEEGGGRWIQHRELPRDWPLARGATRFHASLTPFRHLAFFPDMAPQWDWMRERLGEGTEALNLFGYTGVGTLQLAEAGARMVHVDASKKSVEGARRNADLSDMSGHPIRWLVDDAAKFTAREVRRGRRYDGIMLDPPKFGRGPEGELWRLEEHLAPLLADCVRLLDSDSRFLVLTVYAVRMSALSIGELMRQLTAPLGGHVECGEMAVREEARGLLLPTAIFARWSRS; encoded by the coding sequence ATGAGCCTGGCCGAGCTGAAAACGATCGTCGCCGAACCGTGGGACGATTGGGGGCTGGTCGACAGTGGCGGCGGGCGCAAGCTCGAGCGCTACGGGCCGGTGACCGTAATCCGCCCCGATCCGCAGGCGATGTGGGCTCCGGCGACCGAGGAGTGGCAGGCCGACGCGACCTTCGTCCCCGGTAGCGACGAGGAGGGCGGCGGCCGCTGGATCCAGCACCGTGAGCTGCCGCGCGACTGGCCATTGGCGCGCGGTGCGACCCGCTTCCACGCCAGCCTGACGCCGTTCCGCCACCTCGCCTTCTTTCCCGACATGGCGCCGCAATGGGACTGGATGCGCGAGCGGCTCGGCGAGGGCACCGAAGCGCTCAACCTGTTCGGCTATACCGGCGTCGGAACGCTACAATTGGCGGAGGCCGGCGCGCGCATGGTCCATGTCGATGCATCGAAGAAGTCGGTCGAAGGCGCGCGGCGCAATGCCGATCTGTCGGACATGAGCGGGCACCCCATCCGCTGGCTGGTCGACGACGCCGCCAAATTCACCGCGCGCGAGGTGCGGCGGGGTCGGCGCTACGACGGGATCATGCTCGACCCGCCGAAGTTCGGACGCGGGCCGGAGGGCGAACTGTGGCGGCTGGAAGAGCATCTCGCGCCGCTGCTGGCCGATTGTGTCCGCTTGCTCGATAGCGACAGCCGTTTTCTGGTGCTGACAGTCTATGCGGTACGGATGAGCGCTCTGAGCATCGGCGAGCTGATGCGTCAATTGACCGCGCCACTCGGCGGGCACGTCGAGTGCGGGGAAATGGCGGTGCGCGAAGAAGCGCGCGGATTGCTCCTGCCGACGGCGATCTTCGCGCGCTGGTCGAGGTCCTAG
- a CDS encoding exodeoxyribonuclease III: MRIASYNINGITSRLPVLLRWLEEAQPDVVCLQELKTPSERFPRAEIEKAGYSAIWHGQQRWNGVAMLSRVGEPVEIRRALPNDPDLAQSRYLEAAVSGVLIAGFYAPNGNPWPGPKFGYKLAWLTELRRHGASLFKAKAPVVMIGDYNIIPTERDAYKAERWVKDALFAPEARALYAELLADGWTDALDTYFKGDPPFTFWHYWRNSFARDAGIRIDHALLNKVAARRLVAAGVDREPRGWDGTSDHAPVWVELKV, translated from the coding sequence ATGCGCATCGCGTCCTACAACATCAACGGCATTACCAGCCGCCTTCCCGTCCTGCTCCGCTGGCTGGAGGAAGCGCAGCCCGACGTGGTCTGCCTGCAGGAGCTGAAGACCCCGTCCGAGCGTTTTCCCCGCGCCGAGATCGAGAAGGCCGGCTACAGCGCCATCTGGCACGGCCAGCAGCGGTGGAATGGGGTCGCCATGCTCAGCCGGGTCGGCGAGCCGGTCGAGATCCGCCGCGCGCTCCCCAACGACCCGGACCTTGCGCAATCGCGCTACCTCGAGGCGGCGGTGAGCGGCGTGCTGATCGCCGGCTTTTACGCGCCCAACGGCAATCCCTGGCCCGGCCCGAAGTTCGGCTACAAGCTCGCCTGGCTGACCGAGCTCCGCCGCCACGGCGCAAGCCTGTTCAAGGCCAAGGCGCCGGTGGTGATGATCGGCGACTACAACATCATCCCGACCGAGCGCGACGCCTATAAGGCCGAGCGCTGGGTTAAGGACGCGCTGTTTGCGCCCGAGGCGCGCGCGCTCTACGCGGAACTGCTCGCCGATGGCTGGACCGACGCGCTCGACACCTACTTCAAGGGCGATCCGCCGTTCACCTTCTGGCATTACTGGCGCAATTCCTTTGCGCGCGACGCCGGCATCCGGATCGACCATGCGCTGCTCAACAAGGTCGCCGCCAGGCGCCTCGTCGCCGCCGGGGTCGACCGCGAGCCGCGCGGTTGGGACGGCACCAGCGACCACGCCCCGGTCTGGGTCGAACTGAAAGTCTGA
- a CDS encoding M16 family metallopeptidase produces MMHCSTLANGLCVASRPMQSVETVAVGLYAPTGSRFEAAGKNGLAHLFEHMVFKGAGGRSARQISELIEDVGGDLNASTDREITGFYASLLAPDLKLGVDLLADLIRRPHFEAAHLDLEKKVVLQELAETRDTAGDIVFDLLQEAAFPDQPIGRSVLGSADSLAAIRVDDLHAWQNEQFAASNLVLVAAGKLEHARLVDLAEAAFGSMPSGARPASPPARFVGGQRFERRRGVQAHLAIAMAAPAWGDGDAYAAQLFADVAGGGSSSHLFQRLREDNGLAYSVSAAAMPFADCGLFYAYAAVDRGEAGRAQDEIEAVLAECARELSQRDLERARAMAKAGMMMSLESCWGQAYYVATRLLREGALIEPTEIVARLDAITLDQVRAVGTRMLAGPRALSSVGAKLALAA; encoded by the coding sequence ATGATGCACTGCTCCACTCTAGCGAACGGGCTGTGCGTCGCGAGCCGGCCGATGCAGAGCGTTGAGACGGTTGCGGTCGGGCTCTACGCTCCGACCGGATCTCGGTTCGAGGCGGCAGGCAAGAACGGGCTCGCCCATTTGTTCGAGCATATGGTGTTCAAGGGCGCCGGCGGGCGCAGCGCGCGCCAGATCAGTGAGCTGATCGAGGATGTCGGCGGCGACCTCAACGCTTCGACCGACCGCGAGATCACCGGCTTCTACGCAAGCCTGCTGGCGCCGGACCTGAAGCTCGGCGTCGATTTGCTCGCCGATCTCATTCGCCGGCCGCATTTCGAGGCAGCGCACCTCGATCTCGAGAAGAAGGTCGTTCTGCAGGAGCTGGCCGAGACGCGCGACACGGCCGGAGATATCGTCTTCGACCTGCTCCAGGAAGCCGCCTTTCCGGACCAGCCCATCGGCCGCTCGGTGCTCGGCAGCGCAGACAGCCTGGCGGCGATTCGGGTCGACGACCTCCACGCGTGGCAAAACGAGCAGTTCGCGGCGTCGAACCTGGTACTGGTCGCGGCCGGCAAGCTTGAGCATGCGCGGCTGGTCGACCTCGCCGAGGCTGCGTTCGGGAGCATGCCGTCGGGCGCCCGCCCCGCTTCGCCACCTGCGCGCTTCGTCGGTGGCCAGCGCTTCGAGCGGCGCCGCGGCGTGCAGGCCCATCTCGCAATCGCCATGGCCGCCCCGGCGTGGGGCGACGGCGACGCCTATGCTGCGCAATTGTTCGCCGACGTCGCCGGCGGGGGCTCATCGTCGCACCTGTTCCAGCGGCTGCGCGAGGACAATGGCCTCGCTTATTCGGTGTCGGCCGCCGCCATGCCGTTCGCGGACTGCGGCCTGTTCTACGCCTACGCCGCGGTCGATCGCGGCGAGGCTGGGCGGGCCCAGGATGAGATTGAGGCTGTGCTCGCCGAATGCGCGCGCGAGCTCAGCCAGCGGGATCTCGAGCGGGCGCGGGCGATGGCCAAGGCGGGCATGATGATGAGCCTCGAGAGCTGCTGGGGGCAGGCCTATTACGTCGCCACCCGGCTGCTCCGCGAAGGCGCGCTGATCGAGCCGACCGAGATCGTTGCGCGGCTCGATGCGATCACCCTCGACCAGGTGCGCGCGGTCGGGACTCGCATGCTGGCCGGGCCGCGGGCGCTGTCGAGCGTCGGGGCGAAGCTGGCGCTGGCCGCATGA
- a CDS encoding heme o synthase — translation MDQADRMPADWRDLFALTKPRVMSLVVFTGLCGLVAARAPIHPVIAFTAVLCIALGAGAAGALNQWYEADLDAKMRRTVKRPLPDGRLDRQSALHFGVGLSVFSVILMGVAANWLAAAWLTISILFYVFVYTVWLKPRTAQNIVIGGAAGAFPPLIGWAAATGSTPVMAWLMFAIIFLWTPPHFWALSLFVRSDYAKAGVPMLPVTAGIAATRRHILIYTLPMIAAALAPWALGYAGAIYGIVSAALNLVFLLLAIRVAGNRATEPSGMAPEKKLFGFSILYLFVLFGALVADRLVLA, via the coding sequence ATGGACCAAGCGGACCGGATGCCGGCCGACTGGCGCGACCTGTTCGCGCTGACCAAGCCGCGCGTGATGAGCCTGGTCGTGTTTACCGGCCTGTGCGGCCTGGTCGCCGCGCGCGCGCCGATCCACCCGGTCATCGCCTTCACAGCAGTGCTGTGCATCGCGCTTGGCGCCGGCGCCGCAGGAGCGCTCAACCAATGGTATGAGGCGGACCTCGACGCGAAGATGCGGCGCACCGTCAAGCGACCGCTTCCGGACGGCAGGCTCGACCGCCAGTCGGCGCTTCACTTCGGCGTCGGCCTGTCGGTCTTCTCGGTGATCCTGATGGGCGTCGCCGCCAACTGGTTGGCCGCCGCCTGGCTCACCATTTCGATCCTGTTCTACGTCTTCGTCTATACCGTCTGGCTCAAGCCGCGGACGGCGCAAAACATCGTGATCGGCGGCGCCGCCGGAGCCTTTCCGCCGCTGATCGGCTGGGCCGCGGCCACCGGCAGCACGCCGGTGATGGCGTGGCTGATGTTCGCGATCATCTTCCTGTGGACCCCGCCGCACTTCTGGGCGCTGAGCCTGTTCGTCCGCTCCGACTATGCGAAAGCGGGCGTGCCGATGCTCCCGGTAACCGCCGGGATCGCCGCGACCCGGCGCCACATCCTGATCTATACCCTGCCGATGATCGCCGCCGCGCTGGCGCCGTGGGCGCTGGGCTACGCCGGGGCGATCTACGGCATCGTCTCGGCGGCGCTCAACCTGGTGTTCCTGTTGCTCGCGATCCGAGTCGCCGGCAACCGCGCGACGGAGCCGTCCGGAATGGCGCCGGAGAAGAAGCTGTTCGGCTTTTCGATACTCTATCTGTTCGTGCTGTTCGGGGCGCTCGTCGCGGACCGACTGGTGCTGGCATGA
- a CDS encoding DUF983 domain-containing protein gives MSGPTLAGASLGGLCPRCGSRTQFAGPLRIAPDCRACGLDLAAFNVGDGPAAFLILVVGALVATAAITVELVAGPPWWVHIIWLPVTVALTVGGLRIGKAALMFQEFRHRAGEGRVAQ, from the coding sequence ATGAGCGGACCGACACTGGCGGGGGCGAGCCTGGGCGGGCTCTGCCCCCGCTGCGGGTCGCGCACGCAATTCGCCGGGCCGCTGCGGATCGCCCCGGACTGCCGTGCGTGCGGGCTCGACCTCGCGGCATTCAACGTCGGTGACGGTCCCGCCGCCTTTCTGATCCTGGTCGTCGGCGCGCTGGTCGCCACCGCGGCAATCACTGTCGAACTCGTCGCTGGCCCACCCTGGTGGGTTCACATCATCTGGCTGCCGGTCACGGTCGCGTTGACCGTCGGCGGGCTGCGCATCGGCAAGGCGGCACTGATGTTTCAGGAGTTTCGCCACCGTGCTGGCGAGGGACGGGTCGCGCAATGA